In Geopsychrobacter electrodiphilus DSM 16401, a single window of DNA contains:
- a CDS encoding HD domain-containing phosphohydrolase, with product MNEPVRRNRKTQRQQPFGLTSRVRRSLSHFLPRKISRQFDDIGSKLTLLVISLVALLTFGTAFLVISIMNDVLMHSMIKRGAATVYAIASSAGYSILSDDRLALDNLAAQTKRSQEDLTYVAILDRSQTILAHSQLELEGKRWPRLEGELIERDGLLRITRVFRNGLTVYEFSLPINFSAHRVGEVVIGLNPQSLVAARSAAHWRILFIASLAMLCGTLGTVFLSRLFTRPITQLYQGVERLKSGAGKVNVPVLSNDELGGLTRSFNAMAAEIVHQRQGLLDSSADLEKSYHDIVRILAGALDARDNYTYGHSARVARLAVMLGKQLELDTSQLKELEMSCLLHDIGKIRVPDNILNKREPLNHLENSRIQKHPHHGVEILELANSLHCHIPTVKHHHEWYNGQGYPDGLCDEQIPLNAQIVAIADAYDAMTTSRPYRQGLPHEAAVAEIQRFRGTQFAPYLTDIFVATLQQQGHSELEVSSQ from the coding sequence ATGAATGAGCCTGTCCGGCGCAACCGAAAAACTCAACGGCAACAACCTTTCGGATTAACCTCCCGCGTACGCAGAAGCCTCAGCCATTTTTTACCGCGTAAAATTTCCCGCCAGTTCGACGATATCGGCTCTAAACTGACTCTGCTGGTTATCAGCCTGGTCGCACTTCTCACCTTTGGCACGGCTTTTCTCGTCATCAGCATCATGAACGATGTTCTGATGCACTCCATGATCAAACGGGGCGCTGCCACCGTCTATGCCATCGCCAGCTCGGCAGGATACAGCATTCTCAGCGATGACCGTCTGGCTCTCGACAATCTGGCAGCCCAGACAAAAAGGAGCCAGGAGGATCTCACCTACGTAGCGATCCTTGACCGTTCTCAGACCATCCTCGCTCACAGCCAGCTTGAACTTGAGGGTAAACGTTGGCCACGCCTGGAAGGTGAGCTCATTGAACGCGATGGTCTTTTGCGCATCACGCGTGTTTTTCGCAACGGCCTGACCGTCTATGAATTCAGTCTGCCGATCAACTTTTCCGCGCACCGGGTCGGTGAGGTCGTGATCGGACTCAACCCGCAATCGTTAGTCGCAGCCCGTTCGGCCGCTCACTGGCGTATCCTCTTTATCGCCAGCCTCGCGATGCTCTGCGGTACCCTCGGGACAGTCTTTCTCTCCCGCCTCTTTACCCGACCGATCACCCAACTTTATCAGGGCGTCGAGCGTCTCAAATCGGGCGCAGGGAAAGTCAACGTCCCGGTGCTGTCCAATGATGAGCTGGGGGGATTAACCCGCAGCTTTAACGCCATGGCCGCCGAAATTGTCCATCAGAGGCAGGGTCTGTTGGACTCTTCGGCCGATCTTGAAAAGTCTTATCATGATATCGTCCGCATTCTGGCCGGAGCGCTCGATGCGCGCGATAATTACACCTATGGGCATTCCGCCCGGGTCGCCCGGCTCGCGGTGATGCTCGGCAAACAACTTGAACTTGATACTTCACAACTAAAAGAGCTGGAAATGTCGTGCCTGCTCCATGATATCGGCAAGATCCGAGTCCCGGACAACATTCTCAATAAACGCGAGCCTCTCAATCACCTTGAGAATTCCCGTATTCAGAAGCACCCGCACCACGGGGTTGAAATCCTCGAACTGGCAAATTCCCTGCACTGTCATATTCCGACGGTGAAACACCATCACGAATGGTACAATGGTCAGGGCTATCCTGATGGGTTATGCGATGAGCAAATTCCTTTGAATGCCCAGATCGTGGCGATCGCCGACGCCTACGACGCCATGACAACCTCGAGGCCCTATCGTCAAGGACTCCCACACGAAGCCGCTGTCGCTGAAATTCAGCGCTTCCGCGGAACCCAATTTGCCCCGTACCTGACCGATATTTTCGTTGCGACACTCCAACAGCAGGGCCATTCAGAGCTGGAGGTCTCGAGCCAGTGA